In Dama dama isolate Ldn47 chromosome 22, ASM3311817v1, whole genome shotgun sequence, the genomic window CCAGGAGCATCCCCTCCTCTGCAGCCCCGGGTACTTGGCGCCGGGCTGAGCCCatcacccccccgccccgccccggggcTGGGGTGTGGGCTCTGTGGAGGCCCTGCCTCGCCCCGCCTGGCCGCAGCCTTGTCTGGCCCaggctccctgcccctccccgcgCTGGGATGTGGGTGGGGCACTTCGTCACACTCTAAGTGACTTCAGTCTTGAGCTCAGGCACCAGAGCAGAAGGCACTTGAAACCCAGGGAGATGCTCCCAAAATCCCGGCCACGTGCCTTTCCCTGAAGGCCTGGGCTCCAGCTCGCCCTGCTGTGGTGGTGGTTTTCTAGTGACCTGAAGTCTCTCGTCGGGCTGTTCCTGGGACAGCTGTCCTAGAAAGCCAGTGGGACGCCCTTCCTGGGCAGCCCTGGAGAACCGGGCCTGGGGGTCCCTGCGGGGTCCTCGGGGGCTGGGGCGGCGTCTCACTGGCCCCCAGGCAGCCCTGGAGAGCCCGGCCCGAGGGTCCCTGCAGGGTCCCCAGGGGCTGAGGCGACGTCTCACCGGCCCCCGGGCCCTGCAGTCGCTGGTGCTGCTGTCCCGCCTGCCCTTCGTCCGGCTGTTCCAGGCACTGCTGGGCCTGGTGGCCCCCGAGTTCTTCGACAAGCTGGCGCCCTGCCTGGAAGCAGGTGAGTGGCCAGCAGGTGCAGTGGGGCCGCTGCGTCCGACCGGCTGTAGCTCCCGGCGACTCCGCTGGGCAGCTCGCTCCAGGCCCAGCCTCTGATGCTGGCCGCCTATGTCCACAGTCTGCAACGAGATCGACCAGTGGCCGGCGCCTGCGCCGGGGCAGACCCTGAACCTGCCCATCATGGGAGTCGTCCTCCAGGTGGGGGCTGGCGGCTGGCGCGGGGGCCCGTGCGTGTGGCCCACCCCGCCGGCAGCTGCTCCCTTGGTCCACAGGTGCACATCCCACTGAGAGCGGACACGCCTGAGCCCGGGCCTCCGAAACAGAGCAGCCACGAGGTGGGTCCCCCGCCACCTGCCTGCCgcgaccctcccctcccctgcggGGGTCCTGGGGCCAGCCAGACCCCAGACAAAGCGGGGTGGCCCGCCCGCTCCTGTGTGGTGGGCACGGGGAGACATGTGGGTAGGGATGCAGCCCGAGAACTCTGCTGGGGGGACGGGGGCCGCTTGGTGCTCTGGGGCAGCAGCCTCAGTCTCGGCCTAACCCCTCAACCCTCACAGACCCTGCTGCCAGCCCCGGTGGTCCTCCCCAGCGTCCACGAGCTTGACCTGTTCAGGTGAGCCCTACaggccccacctccccccacagaCGGTAAGCGAGCCCCCAAGGTTCAGGCCCATCGAGGTGGGGCTGCCAGGGGCACTGCCCCTTAGGAGTTGGCTCCCGGCCCATTCTGAGAGGGAGACTCTGGCGGACAGGGAGCCCAGTGCCCAAGTCTGCACCTGGAGGATCCGAGTGCTGTGCGCAGGTGGGCAGATCCTGGCAGCGACGGTGCTGGGAGGTGCCGCGGGGGGAGGCCGTGCTCCCTGGAGGGTCAGCGGGGACCCCACCTCTGCAGACCCGCCTCCGGCCTGGGGGCCGCGGGGCGACCTGGACTCACCCTCAGCAGGCTCCCAAGTCTCTCCACTGTTTCCCTCTGGTGTGAGTCTGGTGTCCACTTGGAGCAGGGCCCGCCTGGACCTGTGGGGGCAGGTGGTCGGGGCTGgggagcccccccccccgcctggcCAACACCCCCGCtggcccccctgcccccccaggTGCTTCCGGCCCGTGCTGGCCCACGTGCAGCTGCTGTGGGAGCTGATGCTCCTCGGGGAGCCCCTGCTGGTCCTGGCGCCCTCGCCGGCTGTGTCCTCGGAGATAGTCCTGGCATTGACCAGGTGGGCTGGGCGGCCACCCGGGGGGTGGGGCCAGGGCCGGCCGGCGTGCTCACTGCCCCacgggccccccccccccacagctgCCTGCAGCCCCTCAAGTTCTGCTGTGATTACCGCCCCTACTTCACCATCCACGACAGCGAGTTCAAGGAGTTCACCACGCGCACGCAAGCCCCGTAAGCACCATCCTTGGCCCCCTCCGCcgcccctcctctgcccccacccccctgccccccctggcccctgccccccCGCCtcgcctccttccctccctttctctttctctctctagacCAAACGTGGTCCTGGGAGTCACAAACCCTTTCTTTATCAAAACACTCCAGCATTGGCCCCACATTCTCCGAGTCGGGGAGCCCAAGATGTCAGGTGAGGCTGTCCGGGCCTCCACCCAGGGTTCTAGGGATGTGCTTGGGGCCTTGCGGGGTCTGAGCCTGCAGAGACAGAGCTGAGGCCCTGAGGCCCGGCCATGGGGTGTGTCtcctaggggaccttcccaagcAGGTCAAACTGAAAAAGCCCTCGAGGCTGAAGACCCTGGACACCAAGCCAGGTCCGtgttcctcttctcctcccaggaCCCAGAGACAGGCCTTGGGGTGGGCAGGGGCGGGCAGTGGGGCTGGCACAGCCAGAGggggtgcccccacccccagagcagaGCATGTGGCCCTCTGCCCTCCTCAGGCCTCTACACCGCGTACACGGCCCACCTCCACCGAGACAAGGCCCTGCTCAGACGGCTGCTGAAGgtactgctgggggtggggggctccctgTGGGGGGTACGCGGGCCTGGTGCTTTGGCTCAGCCCtgctgacccccacccccagggcctgcAGAAGAAGCGGCCGTCTGATGTGCAGACGGCGGTGCTGAGGCGGCACCTCCTGGAGCTCACCCAGAGCTTTATCGTCCCTTTGGTGAGGCCAgcacggggcggggggcggggggcgggggcgggctcTGGCCCGGACTCACTGCCCTCCCGCCCCCAGGAGCACTACATGGCCAGCCTCATGCCGCTGCAGAAGGGCATCGTGCCCTGGAAGGTGTGGTCCCAGGAGGGCTGGGGGTCCTCAGTCAGGGCCAGGGGTGTGCCTGGGAAGTGCCCCGGGGAGACTCCTAAGCGGCCCAGGCGTGCCCTGTGAGGCTGGTCCTCCCGCACTCACTGGATGCCCATGTTGCAGACTCCTCCCCAGATCCGCCCCTTCCGCCAGGATGACTTCCTACAAAGCCTGGAGCGCGCGGGGCCCCAGCTCACCTGTGTCCTCAAGGGTGACTGGCTGGGCCTCTACAGGTGGGCGGCCCATCGGCGGGGTCCAGGGCTCCTGCGGCCAGTGGGCGCACACACCCACCCGTCAGCCCACGGGAGCCCACAGCCACCACCCCCCTGCCCCGACAGGCGGTTTTTCAAGTCCCCCCATTTTGACGGGTGGTACCGGCAGCGTCACAGGGAGATGACCCAGAAGCTGGAGGCCCTTCACCTCGAGGCCATCTGTGAGGCGGTGagggggggctggggtggggggtcttGGAGGGGAGGCCACGGCCAGAACTGGGGGGACCTTGGAGACAGACAGCCTGTCGTCCGCACAGAACATCGAGATCTGGATGAAGGACAAGTCCGAGGTGGAGGTCGTGGATCTGATCCTGAAACTTCAGGAGAGACTGGTGAGACACCGCGCGGCCCTGCCTGCCCTCAGCCAGTCAGGCGTGCAGGCTGCCTGCCCCTGAGCCCCGCTGTCCATGTAGGTTCGGGCACAGGGCCACCAGCTGCCCGTGAAGGAGGCAACACTGACGCGGGCACGGCTGTACATTGACACGGCCATCGGCTCCCTGCCCAAGGACCTGCAGGCCGTCCTGTGCCCTCCCTAGGACGGTGCCCGTGGGCCGTGGCCAGGGTCTGGCCGAGCTGCTGccctcccccgccctccccaACAAGCTCCCTGCTGCCCGCCACCTGGCACCGCTGTCATCCAGCAGTAAAGGTGGCATTTGGAACCGCAGCCTGGACCCTGACTGTTGGCAGCTCCTGTGCTCACCCCACCCTGGGCCCCACCTGCCCGCTCTGAGGTCTTAGGCGAGTGGGGAGGCGGCACGCTGTGAGCCCTGGCTGATCTGATCTGGGCCAAGGCCACCCACCCCCTCCAGACGCCCATCTGCCCGCACCCTGCAGGCCTGGGCATTGCCTTTGATGCGCCCCTTAGACCCACCAGGACGCCGGCTCAGGACAGAAGACAGAAGGAGGTGGCTGCCAGGCAGACGCCTCCCTCACACAGGCGcgcgccccccccctcccccccaccttcttgcctggaggggaATCTTGCCTCCAGTCCTCGCCTGGGGGCAGAGGAGCCGCTTCGCCCGGAGGAGTGCTGCCCTGTGGGTTCCACTCGAGGGACACCCTGCTGGGCACCCCTCCGGCGCTCGGCCCTGCCCACCCCAGGCTCACAGGCGCTCCAGTGGCCCCCTGTGTGTCCATCGGCCCCCGCAGGCAAAAGAGGATCTTGAACTCTAGCTAGACCCTGCAGCTAGAgccctccccagcctccagagTTTTAGGGCCCCAGGCTCCTTGACAAGGAGTGAAAGGCACCCTGAAGTCCCACGCCCCCGTGGGACACGGTGGAGCACTGGACCCAGGCCCGACCAGTGCTGTCAGCTGCGCCCAGAGGGAAGCTTGGTCAGccggggcagggaggggcggggcgaggcCTGGACTCAGAGTCCCAGGCCTTCGGGAGGACCCAGACTCCCAGCGAAGCAGCCCAAGGCTGCACGGGAGAGGCTCCCTGAGGGCCGAGTGGGGTGTGGCCCAGCAGGAGGGGGCGCCTCCTGTCTCCTCTGGAGCACCCGCCCCCAGGGCCGGGCCGCACCACTGCTCCCCAGCAGGGGAGAGGGTGGCGCCCCCAGATGGCAGAGGCACTGGTCTCAGAACCACTGATGTCCGCTTGTTCCCCCTGAGCACCACCTCGGGCAGCCTGGCGTGTGGCTGCAGGTGGAAGAGAGTGAGGCCTTCAAGAGAGGGGGACCTGGTGGATGCAATGCCCCCGCAGCCCGCCGCTCTGGGCCAGGGCAGCCAGGCTCGGGGTGCGCCCCGCCATCACTGCGGCACGTTGCCCAGTCTCCTCCCTCCGTTTTCGGAAGGTGATGGCATGTGCTGGAGGGCAGCCTCAACCAGGGCTGGGCTGCGAGGGCGCGCCGGGGTATCCTTGACCCCCCAGACTTCTGCCTCCAGCAGTCCCGGCAGGCACCACCAGATGCCCCTGGATGCCGGCGCCCTTCCTCCAGCACCGCTTGAGTCCGCGCCACGGCCCCTCAGCAGCTTGTCCCCCTGGTGGGGGGTGCGGGGGAGGGCTGCCTGGCAGGGTGGGCATCACTGCCCACGGCAGGCTCCAACGCTGACGGCCTCTGGGCAGAGCACAGCCTGGCGTGGGGTCCTGCCAGCTCCATCCTCCCCCCCGGAAGCTCCCTGGTTCTCTCAGGATCAGGTCAGCTCTGGCTGGGCTGAGCTTCTGTCCCTCCCCAGGGCCAGGGACGGACggtgaggagggaggaaaggTCAGCAGGGTCAAAAGAGGCCAACGCACCACCGACCAGGGCCCTGTGCACAGCCAGGCCTGGAGGGCAGGAAGCAGTGGTCCACGGGGGCTCCGCGGTCAGCCAGTGTGGGAGGCCTTCTGCTTCAGGAGGTTGTGTGTGGGTCTGGAGTGGTGGCCAGGGATGGGCGTGGGACGACAGTGGGCTGATCCAGGGACAGGAAGGACAGTCTTCACCCTCAAGCTTCCTGCAGGCTATTTAAAGCCTCCCTTTTAGTCTAGGATGGGGGCCTTCCCACATCTTTGGTATTAAAGTGTCTGTGATACAATGCTTGTCTTTTAACTTCCTCTTTTGATGAAAAGTTGGCATCCCTATGAGATTTTGGTAACTTGAGGGTTCTCTTGGTGGGGCGTGGATGGGCCTTGGTGCGGATGGTTCAGGGCTAAAAGGGTGAAGGTGTGGCCTTGCTGGCTGGGAGCATGTCGCAGAAAGAAGTCATGTGTGACCCTCTCCATCAGCTTCATCCTAGTGGGGGGTTTTGAGCACTGGAGGCAGGTCCCAGGGTGGAGGAAGCTGGCTGTCTGCAGGGAAGGGGAAGTTGGATGGCAGCTCCCTCAGAAAGGGGGGGTGGGGTCCCGGTGTGCGAGTTAGGATTAGGGCTGGGAAATGGCCTCATGCCCCTCTGGGTCCCCAGCAGCCACTCACCACACCAGGACTTGTGACCAGAGAGTGTCCATGAGGGAGCAGGAGGACACAAGAGAGTTGGCCTcctggtggcgggggggggggggggggggggggggggggagtcccCGGGGGGGGGGGTCCCCACCTCTGCTCAAGTTGGGTGGGGAGCAGCCAGGGGCATCAGGATAAGGGCAGATGGGGCCGGAGTGACCAAAAGTGGAGCAAGCTCTTGTCCGGAACTGGACTCCCCAGGGAGGGGCCGTGTCTTGCCACCCACATCCGAGCACTGGAAGGCCAGTCAAAGGGTCCTGGGTGCGAGctgtgggaggagagggagggtggCTGGAGGCCAAGGGCCCCTCTTCCCCCAGGAGGTGCGGGGACAAGGcccagcagcccccagccccgcaAAGGACGGGTGTGACCGGCCTGTTCCCCAGTCTGAGGGTCAGGGTGCCAGGGGTCTCCATGTGGTGGGcactctcctccagaggccagaTTTGGGCTCCTCGGGCAGCGAGGCTGAGCCTGAATCCAGTCGAACCTTCCAGGCGCCGCGCGGTGTTCACCCACTGAGGCCGCCGGGCGCGGGGGCGCGCGGGGAGCGCCCCGCCCGGCGGCCCTCCCCCTcgctccccctcccctcctctcccctcccccgcccggcgggccctcccctcccccttcctcccctccccctcccccgccgggggcggggccgctgCTCCCGCGCGCTCCGGCCCCTCCTTGGCCACACAAAGGCCCGTCTCCATGGCAGCCGCGCGGGCCGCAGCGCTGCGCCGATCGCGGCCCGGGCGCCATCGAGCCTCCGCGGCAAACGAGCAGGTACGGGGACGGGGCCCCGCGCCCGCGGACCGCCGGGCCGGGGCGGGCTTCGTCGTCAGCGCCGCTTGGCCCTGGCCTGCGGCGCTCGGAACGCGGGGATCTGGGAGGCAGCCGCCCCGCGGAGGGCGACCGGGGCCTCGGCCGCTGTCGGTCCGTCCCGGCAGCCGGGGCAGGGCCCCTCCCGCCTCGCGCTCTTTCTGGAGGTGGGCGAGGCCCGCGGCGCCGGGGGCGGCCGGGCCGAGGGTCGCAAGCCGGGCGCCGCGCCCTCTCCCGCAGCCCGCGCCCCTCCGGAGCTGCTGTGGTTCCCGACACTCCGTGCTCCTGCCCCCGCCAGCCCTCCGATCACCGAGATCCGTGCACAGGGCGGAGGTCGGCCCTGGCTGTGCAAGAGTTCCAGGCCCGCGCCCACCCAGCCTCGTTCCCGAGTGGCAGAGCCGGAGCTCTCCCCAGGGGCTGGGCCCGCGGTCAGACCTTAGCGGCTCCCACACCCCCGGGCCTGGTGAGGAGGGCATGAGACAGGGCCACCTGGGCGCCCCTGTCTGCACCTGCCTGGGTGGAAGGCGGGTGCAGGTTCCGGGTTGGGAGGAGGGCGGCCTGGCGCCCCAGCTGCTTCACCGTGCCGCCGGCCCCCGCTGTTCCCGGTGCTTGTTGTCTTGATGTTTGGGTGGACACTCTGGGACCCAGAAAGTCTCAGTACTCACTGCCGGGACCCTGCCACTCTATGTGCCTCCGCCTGCGGGAAGCCCTCCTAGATGGGCCTTTCCCACCATTCTGTGCTCAGATTGCCTGTAAGATTTGAGGAGGGTCCTTGAGCTCAAGGGCTTCAGAGTTTCCTGCCACGTCACTGGGCTCCTCTTCCCAGCCAACTTGGAGAAAGGAAGGGGTCTCGATGGGCTCTGGGGCTGTGGTGGGGGGTCAGGACTGAGGGTGAAGCTCGACCCCAAAGCCAGTGGAATGTTCTGAAGCTTGGAGGGCCCTCTGGGCCTGAGCCTGCCCTGGGGAGCCCCTTTCACGCTTAACCTCACCCCCTGTGTCCCCCCACACGTCCAGGCTGGGCCCTGGGAGACGGGAGAACAAGGCCCCCAGAGGTGGGGGCCCAGCCCGACCCCATACTTGGATGTTACCCTGGCATAGGGCAGGGAGCCCCAGAGTTGAACAGCTGGGGCAGGGGCTGCCGGTCCTCTGCTCTGAGGCGAGGGTCCCT contains:
- the DENND6B gene encoding protein DENND6B isoform X7, producing the protein MDQGAGAGQQRDRGRLGAPSSGTRAPGTPWARFSAWLECVCVVTFDLELGQALELVYPSDFQLTDKEAASGTRSSAFASVSVEGRGAPGTWVRSAATVGLPRLCRQVKDSSMKRGYFQKSLVLLSRLPFVRLFQALLGLVAPEFFDKLAPCLEAVCNEIDQWPAPAPGQTLNLPIMGVVLQVHIPLRADTPEPGPPKQSSHETLLPAPVVLPSVHELDLFRCFRPVLAHVQLLWELMLLGEPLLVLAPSPAVSSEIVLALTSCLQPLKFCCDYRPYFTIHDSEFKEFTTRTQAPPNVVLGVTNPFFIKTLQHWPHILRVGEPKMSGDLPKQVKLKKPSRLKTLDTKPGLYTAYTAHLHRDKALLRRLLKGLQKKRPSDVQTAVLRRHLLELTQSFIVPLEHYMASLMPLQKGIVPWKTPPQIRPFRQDDFLQSLERAGPQLTCVLKGDWLGLYRWAAHRRGPGLLRPVGAHTHPSAHGSPQPPPPCPDRRFFKSPHFDGWYRQRHREMTQKLEALHLEAIYSLSSAQNIEIWMKDKSEVEVVDLILKLQERLVRAQGHQLPVKEATLTRARLYIDTAIGSLPKDLQAVLCPP
- the DENND6B gene encoding protein DENND6B isoform X2, with product MDQGAGAGQQRDRGRLGAPSSGTRAPGTPWARFSAWLECVCVVTFDLELGQALELVYPSDFQLTDKEKSSICYLSFPDSHSGCLGDTQFSFRIRQCGGQRRPGHVGEKRSDSWAPASLQAGEGQFHEAGLLPEVAGAAVPPALRPAVPGTAGPGGPRVLRQAGALPGSSLQRDRPVAGACAGADPEPAHHGSRPPGGGWRLARGPVRVAHPAGSCSLGPQVHIPLRADTPEPGPPKQSSHETLLPAPVVLPSVHELDLFRCFRPVLAHVQLLWELMLLGEPLLVLAPSPAVSSEIVLALTSCLQPLKFCCDYRPYFTIHDSEFKEFTTRTQAPPNVVLGVTNPFFIKTLQHWPHILRVGEPKMSGDLPKQVKLKKPSRLKTLDTKPGLYTAYTAHLHRDKALLRRLLKGLQKKRPSDVQTAVLRRHLLELTQSFIVPLEHYMASLMPLQKGIVPWKTPPQIRPFRQDDFLQSLERAGPQLTCVLKGDWLGLYRWAAHRRGPGLLRPVGAHTHPSAHGSPQPPPPCPDRRFFKSPHFDGWYRQRHREMTQKLEALHLEAICEANIEIWMKDKSEVEVVDLILKLQERLVRAQGHQLPVKEATLTRARLYIDTAIGSLPKDLQAVLCPP
- the DENND6B gene encoding protein DENND6B isoform X1: MDQGAGAGQQRDRGRLGAPSSGTRAPGTPWARFSAWLECVCVVTFDLELGQALELVYPSDFQLTDKEKSSICYLSFPDSHSGCLGDTQFSFRIRQCGGQRRPGHVGEKRSDSWAPASLQAGEGQFHEAGLLPEVAGAAVPPALRPAVPGTAGPGGPRVLRQAGALPGSSLQRDRPVAGACAGADPEPAHHGSRPPGGGWRLARGPVRVAHPAGSCSLGPQVHIPLRADTPEPGPPKQSSHETLLPAPVVLPSVHELDLFRCFRPVLAHVQLLWELMLLGEPLLVLAPSPAVSSEIVLALTSCLQPLKFCCDYRPYFTIHDSEFKEFTTRTQAPPNVVLGVTNPFFIKTLQHWPHILRVGEPKMSGDLPKQVKLKKPSRLKTLDTKPGLYTAYTAHLHRDKALLRRLLKGLQKKRPSDVQTAVLRRHLLELTQSFIVPLEHYMASLMPLQKGIVPWKTPPQIRPFRQDDFLQSLERAGPQLTCVLKGDWLGLYRWAAHRRGPGLLRPVGAHTHPSAHGSPQPPPPCPDRRFFKSPHFDGWYRQRHREMTQKLEALHLEAIYSLSSAQNIEIWMKDKSEVEVVDLILKLQERLVRAQGHQLPVKEATLTRARLYIDTAIGSLPKDLQAVLCPP
- the DENND6B gene encoding protein DENND6B isoform X6, giving the protein MDQGAGAGQQRDRGRLGAPSSGTRAPGTPWARFSAWLECVCVVTFDLELGQALELVYPSDFQLTDKEKSSICYLSFPDSHSGCLGDTQFSFRIRQCGGQRRPGHVGEKRSDSWAPASLQSLVLLSRLPFVRLFQALLGLVAPEFFDKLAPCLEAVCNEIDQWPAPAPGQTLNLPIMGVVLQVHIPLRADTPEPGPPKQSSHETLLPAPVVLPSVHELDLFRCFRPVLAHVQLLWELMLLGEPLLVLAPSPAVSSEIVLALTSCLQPLKFCCDYRPYFTIHDSEFKEFTTRTQAPPNVVLGVTNPFFIKTLQHWPHILRVGEPKMSGDLPKQVKLKKPSRLKTLDTKPGLYTAYTAHLHRDKALLRRLLKGLQKKRPSDVQTAVLRRHLLELTQSFIVPLEHYMASLMPLQKGIVPWKTPPQIRPFRQDDFLQSLERAGPQLTCVLKGDWLGLYRWAAHRRGPGLLRPVGAHTHPSAHGSPQPPPPCPDRRFFKSPHFDGWYRQRHREMTQKLEALHLEAIYSLSSAQNIEIWMKDKSEVEVVDLILKLQERLVRAQGHQLPVKEATLTRARLYIDTAIGSLPKDLQAVLCPP
- the DENND6B gene encoding protein DENND6B isoform X8 gives rise to the protein MDQGAGAGQQRDRGRLGAPSSGTRAPGTPWARFSAWLECVCVVTFDLELGQALELVYPSDFQLTDKEKSSICYLSFPDSHSGCLGDTQFSFRIRQCGGQRRPGHVGEKRSDSWAPASLQREPAHFFGYVYFRQVKDSSMKRGYFQKSLVLLSRLPFVRLFQALLGLVAPEFFDKLAPCLEAVCNEIDQWPAPAPGQTLNLPIMGVVLQVHIPLRADTPEPGPPKQSSHETLLPAPVVLPSVHELDLFRCFRPVLAHVQLLWELMLLGEPLLVLAPSPAVSSEIVLALTSCLQPLKFCCDYRPYFTIHDSEFKEFTTRTQAPPNVVLGVTNPFFIKTLQHWPHILRVGEPKMSGDLPKQVKLKKPSRLKTLDTKPGLYTAYTAHLHRDKALLRRLLKGLQKKRPSDVQTAVLRRHLLELTQSFIVPLEHYMASLMPLQKGIVPWKTPPQIRPFRQDDFLQSLERAGPQLTCVLKGDWLGLYRRFFKSPHFDGWYRQRHREMTQKLEALHLEAICEANIEIWMKDKSEVEVVDLILKLQERLVRAQGHQLPVKEATLTRARLYIDTAIGSLPKDLQAVLCPP
- the DENND6B gene encoding protein DENND6B isoform X5, encoding MDQGAGAGQQRDRGRLGAPSSGTRAPGTPWARFSAWLECVCVVTFDLELGQALELVYPSDFQLTDKEKSSICYLSFPDSHSGCLGDTQFSFRIRQCGGQRRPGHVGEKRSDSWAPASLQAGEGQFHEAGLLPEVAGAAVPPALRPAVPGTAGPGGPRVLRQAGALPGSSLQRDRPVAGACAGADPEPAHHGSRPPGGGWRLARGPVRVAHPAGSCSLGPQVHIPLRADTPEPGPPKQSSHETLLPAPVVLPSVHELDLFRCFRPVLAHVQLLWELMLLGEPLLVLAPSPAVSSEIVLALTSCLQPLKFCCDYRPYFTIHDSEFKEFTTRTQAPPNVVLGVTNPFFIKTLQHWPHILRVGEPKMSGDLPKQVKLKKPSRLKTLDTKPGLYTAYTAHLHRDKALLRRLLKGLQKKRPSDVQTAVLRRHLLELTQSFIVPLEHYMASLMPLQKGIVPWKTPPQIRPFRQDDFLQSLERAGPQLTCVLKGDWLGLYRRFFKSPHFDGWYRQRHREMTQKLEALHLEAICEANIEIWMKDKSEVEVVDLILKLQERLVRAQGHQLPVKEATLTRARLYIDTAIGSLPKDLQAVLCPP
- the DENND6B gene encoding protein DENND6B isoform X3; its protein translation is MDQGAGAGQQRDRGRLGAPSSGTRAPGTPWARFSAWLECVCVVTFDLELGQALELVYPSDFQLTDKEKSSICYLSFPDSHSGCLGDTQFSFRIRQCGGQRRPGHVGEKRSDSWAPASLQREPAHFFGYVYFRQVKDSSMKRGYFQKSLVLLSRLPFVRLFQALLGLVAPEFFDKLAPCLEAVCNEIDQWPAPAPGQTLNLPIMGVVLQVHIPLRADTPEPGPPKQSSHETLLPAPVVLPSVHELDLFRCFRPVLAHVQLLWELMLLGEPLLVLAPSPAVSSEIVLALTSCLQPLKFCCDYRPYFTIHDSEFKEFTTRTQAPPNVVLGVTNPFFIKTLQHWPHILRVGEPKMSGDLPKQVKLKKPSRLKTLDTKPGLYTAYTAHLHRDKALLRRLLKGLQKKRPSDVQTAVLRRHLLELTQSFIVPLEHYMASLMPLQKGIVPWKTPPQIRPFRQDDFLQSLERAGPQLTCVLKGDWLGLYRWAAHRRGPGLLRPVGAHTHPSAHGSPQPPPPCPDRRFFKSPHFDGWYRQRHREMTQKLEALHLEAIYSLSSAQNIEIWMKDKSEVEVVDLILKLQERLVRAQGHQLPVKEATLTRARLYIDTAIGSLPKDLQAVLCPP
- the DENND6B gene encoding protein DENND6B isoform X4, yielding MDQGAGAGQQRDRGRLGAPSSGTRAPGTPWARFSAWLECVCVVTFDLELGQALELVYPSDFQLTDKEKSSICYLSFPDSHSGCLGDTQFSFRIRQCGGQRRPGHVGEKRSDSWAPASLQAGEGQFHEAGLLPEVAGAAVPPALRPAVPGTAGPGGPRVLRQAGALPGSSLQRDRPVAGACAGADPEPAHHGSRPPGGGWRLARGPVRVAHPAGSCSLGPQVHIPLRADTPEPGPPKQSSHETLLPAPVVLPSVHELDLFRCFRPVLAHVQLLWELMLLGEPLLVLAPSPAVSSEIVLALTSCLQPLKFCCDYRPYFTIHDSEFKEFTTRTQAPPNVVLGVTNPFFIKTLQHWPHILRVGEPKMSGDLPKQVKLKKPSRLKTLDTKPGLYTAYTAHLHRDKALLRRLLKGLQKKRPSDVQTAVLRRHLLELTQSFIVPLEHYMASLMPLQKGIVPWKTPPQIRPFRQDDFLQSLERAGPQLTCVLKGDWLGLYRRFFKSPHFDGWYRQRHREMTQKLEALHLEAIYSLSSAQNIEIWMKDKSEVEVVDLILKLQERLVRAQGHQLPVKEATLTRARLYIDTAIGSLPKDLQAVLCPP